One window of the Eschrichtius robustus isolate mEscRob2 chromosome X, mEscRob2.pri, whole genome shotgun sequence genome contains the following:
- the LOC137756901 gene encoding diphosphoinositol polyphosphate phosphohydrolase 3-beta, with product MKCKPNQTRTYDPEGFKKRAACLCFRSEREDEVLLVSSSRYPDRWIVPGGGVEPEEEPGGAAVREVYEEAGVKGKLGRLLGIFEQNQDRKHRTYVYVLTVTEILEDWEDSVSIGRKREWFKIEDAIKVLQCHKPVHAEYLQKLKLGGSPTSGNSMAPSLPESDS from the coding sequence ATGAAGTGCAAACCGAACCAGACGCGGACCTACGACCCGGAGGGGTTCAAGAAGCGGGCGGCGTGCCTGTGCTTCCGGAGCGAGCGCGAGGACGAGGTGCTGTTAGTGAGTAGCAGTCGGTACCCGGACCGCTGGATCGTGCCGGGCGGGGGCGTGGAGCCCGAGGAGGAGCCGGGCGGTGCTGCCGTCCGCGAGGTGTACGAAGAGGCGGGAGTCAAGGGGAAGTTAGGCCGGCTCCTGGGCATTTTCGAGCAGAACCAAGATCGCAAGCACAGAACGTACGTGTATGTACTGACTGTCACTGAGATTCTGGAGGATTGGGAAGATTCGGTTAGCATTGGGAGGAAGCGAGAGTGGTTCAAAATCGAAGATGCGATCAAGGTTCTCCAGTGCCACAAGCCCGTGCATGCCGAATATCTGCAAAAACTAAAGCTGGGCGGTTCCCCAACCAGTGGAAACTCCATGGCCCCGTCCCTGCCAGAGAGCGATTCCTAG